One stretch of Bacteroidota bacterium DNA includes these proteins:
- a CDS encoding methyltransferase domain-containing protein, with amino-acid sequence MKLSSLIGHVTELYSDILHSPKPADRLMDQFFRERKYLGSKDRRFISESLYGMLRHKKRIEWSLSLLEQKNTPLYVCVSYLLLDHKMSVENVSGEMDIPLDVLRQIDQRINIEPVLHSEIETFATKFSFQEWMIAEWETNIGKNEIPPLCATLNQQAPITLRVNTIKISRDECRQKLLQEGIETDIAVLSPYGLHLKKRTNVFQLQAFKDGLFEVQDEGSQLLALLVDPKPKSKVIDACAGAGGKALAMASIMNNRGEIFALDVHSFRLEELHKRIRRSGVDSIRTRVIQADETIKEFVESADYVLVDAPCTGTGTIRRNPGMKWSVSQLMVDELQQKQYSILTLNSQYVKPGGRLIYATCSLIQSENQGVVEKFLSLHPQFELVEPSSILSRYQLAHVANKKYFQLLPHQHNTDGFFAAVMRYKN; translated from the coding sequence ATGAAACTTTCTTCACTCATCGGTCATGTAACCGAGTTATATTCCGATATTTTACATTCGCCAAAACCAGCAGATCGGTTGATGGACCAATTCTTTCGTGAAAGAAAATATCTGGGTTCCAAAGACCGCCGGTTTATTTCCGAGTCACTCTATGGCATGCTCCGCCACAAAAAAAGAATCGAGTGGAGTCTCTCTCTTCTTGAACAAAAGAATACTCCACTGTACGTTTGTGTTTCATATTTACTGCTCGATCATAAAATGTCTGTGGAAAATGTTTCCGGTGAAATGGATATTCCTTTAGACGTGTTGAGACAAATCGATCAGCGCATTAATATTGAACCAGTGTTACATTCTGAGATCGAAACATTCGCTACAAAATTCTCATTTCAAGAATGGATGATTGCAGAATGGGAGACCAATATTGGAAAAAATGAAATTCCTCCATTATGTGCTACCCTCAATCAACAAGCTCCTATCACGCTTCGCGTCAATACGATTAAAATATCAAGAGATGAGTGTCGTCAAAAATTGTTGCAGGAAGGTATTGAAACCGATATTGCTGTACTTTCTCCATACGGTCTGCATTTGAAAAAACGGACAAATGTTTTTCAACTTCAGGCGTTTAAGGATGGATTGTTTGAAGTACAGGATGAAGGGAGTCAATTACTTGCGTTACTTGTTGATCCAAAACCGAAATCAAAAGTGATTGATGCTTGCGCCGGTGCGGGTGGAAAAGCTCTTGCCATGGCTTCTATCATGAACAATCGGGGAGAGATTTTTGCTTTGGATGTACATTCTTTTCGATTGGAAGAACTTCATAAACGGATCAGAAGGAGCGGTGTCGACTCAATTCGGACAAGGGTCATTCAAGCAGACGAAACAATTAAAGAATTTGTGGAATCGGCAGATTATGTATTGGTTGATGCGCCATGTACCGGTACCGGGACGATTCGTCGTAATCCTGGAATGAAATGGAGCGTTTCCCAACTGATGGTGGATGAATTACAGCAGAAACAATATTCCATTCTTACATTGAATTCACAGTATGTAAAACCAGGGGGACGATTAATCTATGCAACGTGCTCATTGATCCAAAGTGAAAATCAGGGAGTGGTGGAAAAATTCTTATCTCTGCATCCGCAATTTGAGCTTGTCGAACCTTCATCTATTTTATCCCGGTATCAACTTGCACATGTGGCAAACAAAAAATATTTTCAATTACTGCCTCATCAGCACAATACGGATGGATTTTTTGCAGCGGTGATGAGATATAAAAATTGA
- the uvrA gene encoding excinuclease ABC subunit UvrA — protein sequence MKKVKSTAVSPANTEHNMLIIKGAREHNLKNIDVEIPRDKLVVITGLSGSGKSSLAFDTIYAEGQRRYVESLSAYARQFLGLMERPDVDYIEGLSPAISIEQKTVSTNPRSTVGTVTEVYDFLRLLYARVGTQFCVNDGSRVQKQSVDQIIDAIMKIPQGTKIQILAPIVKGRKGHYRELFEKILKDGFLRVRVDNEVLEISKGLKLDRYKIHNIEVVVDRIQIKKESRTRIADSVEVALQFGEGVLIVNDGKQDILFSKKYSCPACGTSYEEPAPNSFSFNTTSGACSVCEGLGEKKDFDLSLIIPNPNLSILQEGIAPLGKPRATWFYAQVRAVLRRYKLDYNTPIRDFPKTALDELLYGTNGEKIEVEYTYAGGRTTTYKHRYDGVMKMLQEYYNDTASLKIREWVESYMSTKLCPVCEGGRLRKENLAIQLEDANGGERHKISTVVKHSLIEAQKFFTTLTFSNRQMEIARPILKEINQRLGFMVDVGLGYLTLDRAARTLSGGEAQRIRLATQIGSQLVGVLYILDEPSIGLHQRDNTKLINSLKNLRDLGNTVLVVEHDKEMMENSDFIVDLGPRAGEHGGELVAAGSPEEFKNGLSKTVGDRSSTIEYLTGKKNIEIPATRRKGNGKYLSIKSATGNNLQNVDLHIPLGIFTCVTGVSGSGKSTLINETLYPILSQKFYKTKISVYPYKSIEGIELIDKVIDIDQSPIGRTPRSNPATYTGLFTFIRDLFAQLPESKIRGYKSGRFSFNVKGGRCEACEGDGVKKIEMNFLPDVYVICDVCRGKRYNRETLEVLYKGKSISDVLEMTVEEALGFFSEMPVMNRKIQTLFDVGLGYIHLGQQATTLSGGEAQRVKLSTELSKVGTGNTLYILDEPTTGLHFDDVKMLLEVLNKLVDKGNTVVVIEHNLDVIKTADWIIDLGPEGGSGGGKIIAEGTPEHVADLKDSYTGLYLRKELFPN from the coding sequence ATGAAAAAAGTAAAATCAACAGCTGTTTCTCCCGCGAATACTGAGCATAATATGCTGATTATCAAGGGGGCGCGGGAGCATAATCTTAAAAATATCGATGTAGAAATTCCGCGGGACAAACTCGTTGTTATCACCGGTCTTTCCGGTTCCGGAAAATCATCGCTCGCGTTTGACACCATCTATGCGGAAGGCCAACGACGTTATGTGGAATCTCTTTCAGCATACGCTCGTCAATTTCTTGGACTCATGGAACGTCCTGACGTTGACTATATCGAAGGACTATCTCCTGCAATTTCCATTGAACAAAAAACTGTCAGCACAAATCCCCGATCAACAGTTGGAACGGTAACAGAAGTGTACGACTTTTTGCGTTTGCTGTATGCTCGCGTAGGGACTCAATTTTGTGTCAATGATGGTTCGCGTGTGCAAAAACAGAGTGTCGATCAGATCATCGACGCCATTATGAAAATCCCGCAAGGGACCAAGATTCAAATCCTCGCTCCGATTGTTAAGGGGAGAAAAGGCCATTATCGTGAATTATTCGAAAAGATTTTGAAAGATGGATTCCTTCGTGTGAGAGTCGATAATGAAGTACTGGAAATATCAAAGGGACTCAAACTCGATCGTTACAAAATCCACAATATTGAAGTGGTTGTTGACCGGATTCAGATCAAAAAAGAAAGCCGCACGCGCATTGCGGATTCGGTAGAAGTAGCGTTACAATTTGGCGAAGGGGTATTGATTGTTAACGATGGAAAACAGGATATTCTTTTTAGTAAAAAATATTCGTGCCCGGCCTGCGGGACGAGTTACGAAGAACCGGCCCCAAATTCTTTTTCTTTCAACACAACAAGTGGTGCTTGTTCAGTGTGCGAAGGTTTAGGTGAGAAAAAAGATTTTGATCTTTCACTTATTATTCCAAATCCAAATCTTTCCATTCTACAGGAAGGGATAGCTCCGCTGGGCAAACCTCGTGCAACATGGTTTTATGCACAAGTAAGGGCAGTTTTGCGGCGGTACAAGCTGGATTACAATACTCCTATAAGAGATTTCCCCAAGACTGCCTTAGACGAACTTCTCTATGGTACCAATGGTGAAAAGATTGAAGTGGAATACACCTATGCCGGAGGACGAACGACAACATATAAACATCGGTATGACGGTGTGATGAAAATGTTGCAGGAATATTATAACGATACGGCATCGCTGAAAATTCGGGAGTGGGTGGAGAGTTACATGAGCACAAAATTGTGTCCGGTGTGTGAAGGGGGAAGATTACGAAAAGAGAATCTTGCCATTCAACTAGAAGACGCTAATGGAGGAGAGCGGCATAAAATTTCTACTGTAGTGAAACATTCGTTAATTGAAGCACAAAAATTTTTCACAACACTCACATTTTCCAATAGACAAATGGAGATTGCCCGCCCAATATTAAAAGAGATCAATCAACGACTGGGGTTTATGGTGGATGTTGGTCTTGGATATTTAACGTTGGATCGTGCAGCTCGAACATTATCGGGAGGTGAAGCGCAGAGAATACGACTTGCCACGCAGATTGGTTCTCAGCTTGTTGGAGTTTTGTATATCCTTGACGAACCGAGCATTGGTTTGCACCAGCGTGATAATACAAAGCTGATCAATTCGTTAAAGAATCTTCGCGATCTTGGCAATACGGTGCTTGTCGTTGAGCATGACAAAGAGATGATGGAAAATTCGGATTTCATAGTCGATCTGGGACCAAGAGCGGGCGAACATGGAGGGGAGCTGGTAGCAGCAGGGTCTCCCGAAGAATTTAAAAATGGATTGTCAAAAACAGTTGGTGATCGGTCTTCAACGATTGAATACCTTACAGGAAAAAAGAATATTGAAATTCCTGCAACTCGTAGGAAAGGAAATGGAAAATATCTTTCCATTAAAAGTGCCACCGGCAATAATCTTCAAAATGTTGACCTCCATATTCCGCTTGGTATTTTTACCTGTGTTACCGGAGTCAGCGGCTCGGGGAAATCGACTCTCATCAATGAAACGCTTTATCCAATTCTTTCCCAAAAATTTTATAAAACAAAAATCTCCGTCTATCCATACAAATCAATTGAAGGAATTGAACTGATCGACAAAGTGATCGATATCGATCAATCGCCAATTGGAAGAACGCCGCGCTCTAATCCCGCAACCTACACGGGATTGTTTACGTTTATTCGCGATCTCTTTGCGCAATTACCCGAATCGAAAATTCGTGGTTATAAATCGGGCAGATTCAGTTTTAATGTGAAGGGTGGTCGTTGCGAAGCATGCGAAGGTGACGGAGTGAAAAAGATCGAAATGAACTTTCTACCCGATGTGTACGTGATATGCGATGTTTGCCGTGGTAAACGATATAACAGAGAAACACTGGAAGTTCTCTATAAAGGGAAGTCGATATCCGATGTTCTTGAAATGACTGTGGAAGAGGCCTTAGGTTTCTTCAGTGAAATGCCGGTGATGAATAGAAAGATTCAAACATTGTTTGATGTTGGTTTGGGATATATTCATCTCGGACAGCAAGCAACAACTCTTTCAGGAGGCGAAGCGCAGCGTGTGAAGCTCTCTACGGAGTTATCAAAAGTTGGAACGGGAAACACGTTGTATATTTTGGATGAACCAACAACCGGTTTACATTTTGATGATGTGAAAATGCTCCTTGAAGTGCTCAACAAACTTGTGGATAAGGGAAATACCGTTGTTGTTATTGAACATAATCTTGATGTGATCAAAACTGCGGACTGGATTATAGATCTCGGGCCCGAAGGAGGTTCTGGTGGTGGAAAGATTATTGCAGAGGGAACTCCTGAACATGTGGCCGATTTGAAAGATTCTTACACCGGGCTCTACTTGCGCAAAGAACTTTTCCCGAATTAA
- a CDS encoding tetratricopeptide repeat protein, whose translation MKFTLFIIISFYAGCSSLSDEELWKMVEQAKANKNWDSTLQVSQRILQEYPDGKFGGWAQFAIAESYRFKNQPREALNNYKIFVDRFPTMQPAALSLFLIGYIYGNNLNMNDSAKIYYEQFLTQYPNHDLVPSVKLELESLGKSPQEVLEQTTKQQRSVTRK comes from the coding sequence ATGAAATTTACCTTATTCATTATCATATCCTTCTATGCGGGTTGTTCTTCCCTTTCGGATGAGGAGCTGTGGAAAATGGTGGAACAAGCGAAAGCAAACAAGAATTGGGATTCAACACTGCAAGTATCGCAACGGATTTTGCAGGAATATCCAGATGGTAAATTTGGTGGATGGGCGCAGTTTGCTATTGCCGAAAGTTATCGCTTTAAGAACCAGCCGCGCGAAGCGTTAAATAACTATAAAATATTTGTGGATCGCTTTCCCACGATGCAGCCAGCCGCACTGTCTCTGTTTCTCATAGGCTATATTTATGGGAACAACTTAAATATGAATGACAGTGCAAAAATTTATTATGAACAATTTTTGACTCAGTATCCCAATCACGATTTGGTTCCATCGGTGAAATTGGAATTAGAATCTCTGGGGAAATCGCCACAGGAAGTACTGGAGCAGACAACAAAACAACAACGATCGGTAACTCGAAAATAA
- a CDS encoding methyltransferase domain-containing protein: MKKILDVGCGKRKRSNAIGIDINPRSDADLLHDLNQFPYPFTDNHFDEIYADNILEHLDDVLKVMIEFHRITKSDGFIEITVPFYPHRNANTDPTHKHFFGVHSFDYFVSGTDHGNFQYSPIQFAMLSIEFDKGLVKRHLFDRILARFANRNMDMYENRMANIFPLSQLTFRLQPVK; the protein is encoded by the coding sequence TTGAAAAAAATTCTTGATGTTGGCTGCGGGAAACGAAAACGAAGCAATGCTATCGGTATCGACATCAATCCTCGTTCGGACGCAGATTTGTTGCACGATCTTAACCAATTTCCCTATCCGTTTACCGACAATCACTTTGATGAAATCTACGCAGATAACATTCTGGAACATCTGGATGATGTCCTGAAAGTGATGATTGAATTTCATCGCATCACGAAATCCGACGGATTCATAGAAATTACGGTTCCGTTTTATCCTCATCGAAATGCTAATACCGATCCGACTCATAAACATTTTTTTGGAGTCCACTCGTTTGATTATTTTGTCTCAGGAACGGACCATGGTAATTTTCAATATTCCCCTATTCAATTTGCCATGCTCTCTATTGAATTCGATAAAGGATTGGTGAAACGTCACCTTTTTGACAGGATCCTTGCACGATTTGCAAATAGGAATATGGATATGTACGAGAACAGAATGGCGAACATTTTTCCGTTGAGTCAACTGACGTTCCGTTTACAACCGGTGAAGTAA
- a CDS encoding DUF58 domain-containing protein, whose amino-acid sequence MELRARLVVEGFITGLHQSPYHGFSVEFAEHRQYMPGDEIRRIDWRVYGKTDRFYVKQFEEETNLKSYLVIDTSASMKFASELPKSKEQRISKIEYASYIAASLSYLMIQQRDAVGLTLFDAAVHTTIPPHATKQHLRRVLIELEKIQTGAETNSAAALHLVAERISRRGLVIILSDLFDDPTKVIAALKHFRHNNHEVLVMHVLDPLERSFAFGQDAVFKDVETGERLTTQPYHIQKAYQEAMKEFIERYKRECRENSIDYLLLDTETPFDVALLNYLNKRQRIG is encoded by the coding sequence ATGGAATTACGGGCTCGACTTGTTGTGGAAGGTTTCATTACGGGACTACACCAAAGTCCGTATCATGGATTCAGCGTTGAATTTGCGGAACACCGTCAATATATGCCCGGTGACGAGATACGCAGGATCGATTGGCGCGTCTACGGCAAGACCGATAGATTCTATGTGAAACAGTTCGAAGAGGAAACGAACCTTAAATCGTATCTTGTGATTGACACCAGTGCGTCCATGAAGTTTGCGTCGGAATTACCAAAATCAAAAGAACAACGGATCTCGAAGATAGAATATGCTTCGTATATTGCTGCATCATTATCGTATTTAATGATTCAACAACGAGACGCTGTTGGTCTTACGTTGTTTGATGCTGCCGTTCATACCACAATTCCTCCGCACGCGACAAAACAACATTTACGCAGAGTGTTAATCGAACTGGAGAAGATTCAGACGGGTGCCGAAACCAATTCCGCTGCCGCACTCCATCTGGTGGCAGAACGAATTTCACGCCGAGGACTCGTGATCATTCTCAGCGATTTGTTTGATGATCCAACAAAAGTGATTGCAGCGCTGAAACATTTTCGGCATAATAATCATGAAGTGTTGGTGATGCATGTTTTGGATCCGCTGGAACGGAGTTTTGCCTTTGGTCAAGATGCAGTGTTTAAGGATGTGGAAACGGGGGAGAGACTGACAACGCAGCCGTATCATATTCAGAAAGCGTATCAGGAAGCAATGAAGGAATTTATTGAACGGTACAAACGCGAATGCCGGGAAAATTCCATCGATTATCTTCTTCTCGACACGGAAACTCCGTTTGATGTGGCACTATTGAACTATCTCAACAAAAGGCAGCGCATTGGATAA